The following proteins are co-located in the Chaetodon trifascialis isolate fChaTrf1 chromosome 14, fChaTrf1.hap1, whole genome shotgun sequence genome:
- the LOC139342216 gene encoding calpain-1 catalytic subunit-like, whose product MPPPGVCLNIVNDRQKKSGVGTIANPEKFLNQDYQQLKQYCLVKRVRYIDDMFPPDRRSIGDGMMSPSEMKTVQWLRPYKLVPAPCFQLDGISRFDFGQGMVGNCWFLASIGALTFQSHVFEQVVPLDQTFDENYCGLFHFRFWRFGRWVDVVIDDKLPTVNGRLIFVHSKDPAEFWPALLEKAYAKVCGSYVDMNAGTPAEALMDFTGGVHMCIQLSNPPPELWELMCRAGQSTSLMGCGTPQGETSENTVLPNGLVQGHAYSVTGVKQVVSRGQPVNLVRLWNPWGQGEWKGDWSDESPLWQTVNPQDREICLSVRDDGEFWMTLQDFCKFYSDLDICCLCPDFLDGNSSCHWKTSFYEGRWVAGTTAGGCMNNRESFWTNPQYRVTLDKLLSDCSAGQGGKNMMVSLMQKPDKRNRRLVKNLHIGFSVFEVTKDYMGQNQKFPASFFSTHAPVAQTKTYMNAREVMEFFLLKPGEYLIVPSTFNPNETATFILTILSKAETHIHENSAGHNHEPFNLLQPKPVENEADDENKRNFFRQYSDKYEEVDSEQLQKLLNEKVLQGDLKSGGFSIDACRSMVALMDTSITGKLNGEEFVRLWKKINTYKEIFFRTDVSQTGTLSLNELRNAIMASGKRISDDMLSLMALRYGTSSGVMTLENFICLILRFDCMSQIFKQLAGGGPALTLNESEWLYVSMYT is encoded by the exons ATGCCTCCACCAGGTGTCTGTTTGAACATTGTGAATGATCGTCAGAAGAAAAGTGGTGTTGGGACCATTGCCAACCCTGAGAAGTTCCTCAACCAAGACtaccagcagctgaaacagtACTGTCTGGTCAAACGGGTGAGGTACATAGATGACATGTTTCCCCCAGACAGGAGATCCATCGGCGATGGGATGATGAGCCCTTCTGAAATGAAGACAGTGCAGTGGCTGAGACCATAT AAATTAGTTCCGGCACCATGTTTTCAACTTGATGGAATATCCAGGTTTGACTTTGGACAAGGCATGGTTG GAAACTGCTGGTTTCTTGCATCTATCGGAGCTCTGACCTTCCAGTCTCATGTCTTTGAGCAAGTTGTCCCTCTTGACCAAACATTTGATGAGAACTACTGTGGGCTGTTCCACTTCAGG TTCTGGAGATTTGGAAGATGGGTGGATGTCGTCATTGATGACAAGCTACCAACAGTCAATGGCAGACTAATCTTCGTTCACTCGAAAGACCCAGCTGAGTTCTGGCCTGCTCTGCTGGAGAAAGCTTATGCCAA agtgtgtggtTCTTACGTGGACATGAACGCTGGAACTCCTGCCGAGGCTTTGATGGACTTCACCGGTGGTGTTCACATGTGTATCCAGCTGTCTAACCCTCCTCCAGAGCTGTGGGAGCTGATGTGCCGAGCTGGCCAGTCCACGTCACTGATGGGTTGCGGTACACCACAGGGG GAGACATCTGAAAACACTGTACTACCAAATGGACTGGTCCAAGGCCATGCCTACTCTGTCACAGGCGTGAAACAG GTGGTGAGCCGAGGGCAACCAGTAAACCTGGTGCGTTTGTGGAACCCATGGGGCCAAGGAGAGTGGAAAGGAGACTGGAGTGATGA GTCACCATTGTGGCAAACCGTGAATCCTCAAGATCGTGAGATCTGCCTTTCCGTGCGTGACGATGGGGAGTTCTG GATGACCCTGCAAGACTTCTGTAAGTTCTACTCGGATCTCGACATCTGCTGCCTGTGTCCCGACTTCCTTGATGGAAACTCCTCTTGCCATTGGAAGACCTCTTTCTATGAGGGCAGATGGGTTGCAGGAACCACTGCTGGAGGATGCATGAATAACAGAG AGAGCTTCTGGACTAATCCACAGTATCGGGTCACACTTGACAAATTACTCAGCGACTGTTCTGCGGGGCAGGGAGGAAAAAACATGATGGTGTCTCTCATGCAAAAGCCTGACAAGAGGAACAGACGCCTGGTCAAAAATCTGCACATTGGATTCTCTGTATTTGAG GTGACCAAAGAC TACATGGGACAGAATCAGAAGTTCCCAGCCTCTTTCTTCAGCACCCACGCACCTGTCGCCCAAACAAAAACCTACATGAACGCACGAGAGGTGATGGAGTTCTTCCTGCTGAAACCTGGTGAATACCTGATTGTGCCGTCCACCTTCAACCCCAATGAAACGGCCACTTTCATCCTCACCATCCTGTCTAAGGCTGAGACCCACATCCA TGAGAATTCTGCTGGCCATAATCACGAAC CGTTCAATCTTTTGCAGCCCAAACCAGTTGAAAATGAAGCGGATGATGAAAATAAGAGAAACTTCTTCCGTCAATACTCCGACAAG TATGAAGAAGTGGATAGTGAGCAGCTCCAGAAGCTTCTGAATGAGAAAGTTCTGCAAG gaGACTTGAAATCTGGAGGCTTCAGCATCGATGCCTGTCGCAGCATGGTTGCTCTGATGGAT ACATCAATCACTGGCAAACTGAATGGTGAGGAATTTGTACGTCTGTGGAAGAAGATCAACACATACAAG GAGATTTTCTTCCGCACTGATGTGTCGCAAACTGGAACACTGTCACTAAATGAGCTCAGGAATGCAATCATGGCTTCAG GAAAGAGGATCAGCGATGATATGCTGAGTCTGATGGCTCTGCGTTACGGTACTTCCTCTGGAGTGATGACGTTGGAGAACTTCATCTGTCTCATCCTTCGCTTCGACTGCATGAGCC
- the LOC139342430 gene encoding LOW QUALITY PROTEIN: complement component C1q receptor (The sequence of the model RefSeq protein was modified relative to this genomic sequence to represent the inferred CDS: substituted 1 base at 1 genomic stop codon) translates to MFIXDLHHLFLAAHGQSHIGHILPQTSQGPSGYALILLISMAIMFLIFLLLLINSFEGVSGDKHETLCTSNACFTLHMDTASFEKARQNCVHNGGYLMTVRDREEEDVLHSLLSQIQRQRQDRALEFWIGLKLHRGDCVLAGKTLRGFKWVSREEESHYSNWKKEPVATCTEERCVMVHYSLSGENQLKWTARPCKSPTFYACKFYFKGMCKPLVLLGPGQITYTAPFSEEPQRTEMQSFPLGTYADILCSDQQAHYSVCMWIDSIYRWNNPGPFCKTGKQNCTINNGGCEHLCHQDADGVRCFCKEGYSLGEDGFTCGIKDLCAVDTCEHQCVMGESGHSCKCRDGFELDANQRNCSDIDECQSRVCEHHLCVNTQGSYRCACKNGYKMVDGKCSDRDECAEQTCDHSCSNSIGSFSCHCNEGFTLSEDGRSCVDIDECISNRCQFKCVNTVGSFLCTCPQGFHLMTDGLTCALDMTEISAASSDDTAEEETQENFTESLTRTTVELQHQSPHTDAPLPDLENVTQSNTSSVTSFANTINARVIICVLGSVIPLLLLVAVTLAIAIFRCSRSKKEAKKNTTTDGYCWVSSGLDPRLEKLYESILTDDL, encoded by the coding sequence ATGTTCATTTGAGACCTGCACCACTTGTTTTTGGCTGCGCATGGGCAATCACATATTGGTCACATTTTACCCCAAACCTCCCAGGGACCTTCTGGATATGCACTTATTTTGTTGATCTCTATGGCAATtatgtttttgatttttctaCTGCTGCTCATCAACAGCTTTGAGGGTGTCTCTGGAGATAAACATGAGACACTGTGCACCTCTAACGCCTGCTTCACCCTGCATATGGACACAGCGAGCTTTGAGAAGGCCCGCCAGAACTGTGTCCACAACGGAGGTTACCTGAtgacagtcagagacagagaagaagaggatgtgCTGCACTCTCTTCTCTCACAAATCCAAAGACAGCGTCAGGACAGGGCACTTGAATTTTGGATTGGATTAAAACTGCACAGAGGGGACTGTGTGTTAGCTGGCAAGACTCTTAGGGGGTTTAAGTGGGTATCTAGGGAGGAAGAGTCCCACTACTCCAACTGGAAAAAAGAACCTGTGGCCACATGCACAGAGGAGAGATGTGTGATGGTTCATTACTCTTTATCAGGAGAGAACCAACTGAAATGGACTGCTAGACCTTGCAAAAGTCCTACTTTTTATGCTTGTAAGTTTTACTTTAAGGGAATGTGCAAACCTTTGGTTCTGTTGGGACCTGGACAAATAACCTACACAGCACCCTTCTCAGAAGAGCCACAAagaacagaaatgcaatcatttCCACTTGGAACATATGCTGACATTTTATGTAGTGACCAGCAGGCTCACTACTCCGTCTGCATGTGGATAGACAGTATCTATCGCTGGAACAACCCCGGTCCATTCTGTAAAACAGGAAAGCAAAACTGCACGATCAACAACGGCGGATGTGAACATTTGTGCCATCAGGATGCCGATGGGGTTCGATGCTTCTGTAAAGAAGGTTACAGCCTGGGTGAGGATGGATTCACTTGTGGGATAAAAGACTTGTGTGCTGTTGACACCTGTGAGCATCAGTGCGTGATGGGGGAGTCtggacattcctgcaaatgtcGAGATGGCTTCGAACTGGATGCAAACCAGCGCAACTGCTCTGACATTGATGAGTGCCAGTCACGAGTCTGTGAGCATCATTTGTGCGTAAACACTCAAGGCAGTTACAGATGTGCATGTAAAAATGGCTACAAAATGGTGGACGGTAAGTGCAGTGATAGAGATGAGTGCGCCGAACAGACCTGTGACCACAGCTGCTCAAACAGTATTGGGTCCTTCTCCTGTCACTGCAATGAGGGCTTCACTTTATCCGAGGACGGCCGCTCGTGTGTGGACATagatgaatgcatcagtaatcgCTGTCAGTTCAAATGTGTCAATACTGTGGGCAGCTTCTTGTGCACTTGCCCGCAGGGCTTCCACCTGATGACTGATGGATTGACTTGTGCTCTAGATATGACCGAAATATCAGCTGCGTCATCAGACGACACAGCTGAAGAGGAAACGCAAGAGAACTTCACTGAGTCTTTAACCAGAACcacagtggagctgcagcaccAGTCCCCTCACACTGATGCTCCACTTCCTGACCTGGAGAACGTCACGCAGAGCAACACATCCTCAGTGACAAGTTTTGCCAATACTATCAATGCCAGGGTGATAATCTGCGTCCTTGGTTCAGtcattcctctgctgcttttggtCGCAGTGACTCTGGCTATTGCAATTTTTCGATGCAGTCGCTCCAAAAAAGAAGCCAAAAAGAATACCACTACAGATGGGTACTGCTGGGTTTCCTCTGGTTTGGATCCACGTTTAGAGAAACTTTATGAGTCCATCTTGACTGATGACCTATGA
- the LOC139342215 gene encoding calpain-1 catalytic subunit-like, whose amino-acid sequence MPPPGVCLSITEARHKQDGYGSVTNPAKFFNQDYQLLQQYCLTQGLRYIDEMFPPHRSSIGSGILKPSDLDCVVWLRPAKIAPNPSLISDGVSRFDFGQGILGNCWFLASIGALTFQSHVFGQVVPLQQTFDENYCGLFHFRFWRFGKWVDVVIDDKLPTINGRLIFVHSKDRNEFWPALLEKAYAKVCGSYTDMNAGTPAEAMMDFTGGVHISIELSDPPPDLWELMCRAGQSKSLMGCGTPQGETSANNVLPNGLVQGHAYTITGVKQVMSHGKLINLVRLWNPWGKGEWKGDWSDQSPLWKTLSAQDRELCHSVADDGEFWMTLQDFCKFYTDLDICCLCPDILDGNSSCSWKTSSYEGRWVAGTTAGGCMNNRDSFWINPQYRVKVDGDYSGPQGEKNMLVSLMQKPDKRNRHLVQNHHIGFSVFEVTEQYKGQRGKFPASFFNSHAPVAQTKTYMNAREVMEFFMLKPGEYLVVPSTFKPNETASFLLTILSKAETHGFDNSDEHKHEQEEKPKKDINEQDDENKKKFFSQHSDMYDEVDAEQLQKLLNDNILKGDLKSGGFSIDACRSMVALMDTSITGKLNGEEAVRLWKKVVTYKDIFFRTDVSRTGTLSLSELRNAFVASGMRVSDDLLNLMALRYSSSTRHMTLENFISLMLRLDCMDKIFKQLSDGGVMTLRKSEWIYISMYT is encoded by the exons ATGCCTCCTCCCggtgtgtgtctgagcatcACAGAAGCTCGTCACAAGCAAGACGGTTATGGGAGCGTCACCAACCCTGCAAAGTTCTTCAACCAAGACTACCAGCTGCTGCAACAGTACTGCCTCACCCAAGGACTGAGGTACATAGACGAGATGTTCCCCCCTCACAGGAGCTCCATCGGCTCAGGGATACTGAAGCCTTCTGACCTGGACTGTGTGGTGTGGCTGAGACCAGCG AAAATTGCTCCTAATCCGTCCCTCATAAGTGATGGGGTCTCCAGGTTTGACTTTGGTCAAGGGATACTTG GAAACTGCTGGTTTCTTGCATCTATCGGAGCTCTGACCTTCCAGTCTCATGTCTTTGGGCAAGTTGTCCCTCTTCAGCAAACATTTGATGAGAACTACTGTGGGCTGTTCCACTTCAGG TTCTGGAGATTTGGAAAGTGGGTGGATGTCGTCATTGATGACAAGCTACCGACAATCAATGGGAGACTAATCTTCGTTCACTCCAAAGACAGGAATGAGTTCTGGCCTGCTTTGCTGGAGAAAGCCTACGCCAA GGTGTGTGGTTCCTATACTGACATGAATGCTGGAACTCCTGCGGAGGCCATGATGGACTTCACTGGTGGTGTCCACATAAGTATCGAGCTGTCAGACCCTCCTCCAGACCTGTGGGAGCTGATGTGCAGAGCTGGCCAATCCAAATCGCTGATGGGCTGTGGCACACCTCAAGGG GAGACGTCTGCCAACAATGTATTGCCGAATGGATTGGTCCAAGGCCATGCCTACACCATCACGGGTGTGAAACAG GTGATGAGCCACGGAAAACTAATAAACCTGGTGCGTTTGTGGAACCCCTGGGGAAAAGGAGAGTGGAAGGGAGACTGGAGTGATCA ATCACCTCTGTGGAAAACACTCAGCGCTCAAGATAGAGAGCTGTGCCATTCAGTGGCTGATGATGGAGAGTTTTG GATGACCCTGCAAGACTTCTGTAAGTTCTACACAGATCTAGATATCTGCTGCCTGTGTCCCGACATCCTTGATGGAAACTCCTCTTGCAGTTGGAAGACCTCTTCCTATGAGGGCAGATGGGTTGCAGGAACCACAGCTGGAGGATGCATGAATAACAGAG ACAGTTTCTGGATTAATCCGCAGTATCGGGTCAAGGTTGATGGTGACTATTCAGGACCACAGGGTGAAAAAAACATGCTGGTGTCTCTCATGCAAAAGCCAGACAAAAGGAACAGACACCTTGTCCAAAATCACCACATTGGATTTTCTGTATTTGAG GTGACTGAACAA TACAAGGGGCAGAGGGGGAAGTTCCCAGCCTCTTTCTTCAACAGCCACGCACCTGTCGCCCAAACTAAAACCTACATGAATGCACGAGAGGTGATGGAGTTCTTCATGCTAAAGCCTGGTGAATACCTGGTTGTGCCGTCCACTTTCAAACCCAATGAGACAGCCAGCTTCCTCCTGACCATCCTCTCCAAGGCAGAGACCCACGGCTT TGACAACTCTGATGAGCATAAACATGAGCAAGAGGAAAAG CCCAAAAAGGACATAAATGAACAGGATGAcgaaaataagaaaaaattcTTCAGTCAACACTCTGACATG tATGACGAAGTGGATGCTGAGCAGCTCCAGAAGCTTCTAAATGACAATATCCTGAAAG GAGACTTGAAATCTGGAGGCTTCAGCATTGATGCCTGCCGCAGCATGGTCGCTCTGATGGAT ACATCAATCACTGGCAAACTGAATGGTGAGGAAGCTGTTCGTTTGTGGAAGAAGGTCGTCACATACAAG GACATTTTCTTCCGTACTGATGTTTCACGGACAGGAACGCTGTCTCTGAGTGAGCTGAGGAATGCTTTCGTAGCTTCAG GAATGAGGGTCAGTGACGACTTGCTCAATTTGATGGCTCTGCGCTACAGTTCCTCCACCAGACACATGACGTTGGAGAACTTCATCAGTCTCATGCTTCGCCTGGACTGCATGGACA AAATCTTCAAACAACTGTCTGATGGAGGAGTCATGACTCTTCGCAAGTCAGAG TGGATTTACATTTCAATGTACACTTGA